The Procambarus clarkii isolate CNS0578487 chromosome 64, FALCON_Pclarkii_2.0, whole genome shotgun sequence genome includes a window with the following:
- the LOC123769016 gene encoding carbohydrate sulfotransferase 3-like isoform X1, with protein MALKVKIIKGFVVFVVMMMVFYLALTLLLTYSYIREKRMSVWEVVSALGGDGYDQEPTVVDKLAEEITTDKDPSPAGGAAGHLNTNNASTKLQKIEVPEMGPNFTPPVLVLLLSSMPRSGSTLLTEILSVANESVVFFEPLWPVEKRKCIEDEQCVAQYLADVFTCHYRPDFEKWLKTKILFLSYFNPNAKNCTKNEDRKSMESCISSLSLKGACLAAPIRIIKVIRARLSWMTNLLSDPLLNLKIIHLTRDPRGSLNSINRFKNWNKNPHDRCIGLQEDMNVYDKLHKQFPSKLIQIKYEDLSIHPHSIIGEILQFLYGDATLPDNMEDYISSHMSNQSVNNVMSTIKNSNKQYEAWRYKISEKVLNSIETEPTCLEPIKRMRYTLFGSTINAKNSSISLFLS; from the exons ATGGCTCTCAAGGTCAAGATTATTAAAGGATTCGTCGTGTTTGTAGTCATGATGATGGTGTTCTACCTCGCCCTCACCCTCCTGCTCACCTACAGCTACATCAGAG AGAAGAGAATgagtgtgtgggaggtggtgagcGCCTTGGGCGGAGACGGCTATGACCAGGAGCCTACAGTCGTAGACAAATTAGCTGAGGAAATCACCACTGACAAGGATCCTTCTCCTGCTGGAGGCGCTGCTGGACACCTCAACACAAATAATGCTTCGACGAAGCTCCAGAAAATTGAAGTTCCGGAGATGGGTCCCAATTTCACTCCTCCTGTTCTAGTGCTTCTATTGAGCTCTATGCCTCGAAGCGGCTCGACGTTGCTGACGGAAATCCTCTCTGTGGCAAACGAGTCTGTCGTGTTTTTCGAGCCGCTGTGGCCAGTGGAAAAGAGGAAATGTATCGAAGACGAGCAGTGCGTGGCGCAGTACCTGGCCGACGTCTTCACCTGCCACTATCGTCCCGACTTCGAGAAATGGCTGAAAACAAAGATTCTTTTCCTCAGCTACTTCAACCCAAACGCTAAGAACTGCACAAAAAATGAAGACAGGAAATCCATGGAGTCGTGTATCAGCTCCCTGAGCTTGAAAGGAGCGTGCTTGGCAGCGCCAATCAGAATCATCAAGGTCATTCGCGCTAGGTTATCATGGATGACCAACTTGCTATCAGATCCACTTTTAAACCTTAAAATAATTCACCTCACCAGGGACCCTCGTGGGTCTCTCAACTCCATTAATAGATTTAAAAATTGGAATAAAAATCCCCATGACCGATGCATAGGCTTACAAGAGGACATGAACGTGTATGACAAACTTCACAAGCAGTTTCCCTCAAAATTAATACAGATTAAGTACGAAGATCTAAGCATCCATCCGCATAGCATCATCGGAGAAATCTTACAATTCCTCTACGGCGATGCCACTTTGCCAGACAATATGGAAGATTATATCTCGTCTCATATGTCCAATCAGTCCGTCAACAATGTTATGAGCACTATTAAAAACAGCAATAAGCAATACGAAGCTTGGCGCTATAAGATCTCTGAGAAAGTCCTGAACAGTATTGAAACAGAGCCTACCTGTCTTGAGCCGATAAAACGAATGCGATACACACTATTTGGCTCTACGATCAATGCCAAAAATTCTAGTATTTCCTTGTTTCTATCCTGA